A genomic segment from Branchiostoma floridae strain S238N-H82 chromosome 7, Bfl_VNyyK, whole genome shotgun sequence encodes:
- the LOC118419166 gene encoding betaine--homocysteine S-methyltransferase 1-like: MAGKAKGLLERFRDGETVICAEGYLFEFERRGYLQAGGFVPEVVIEQPELVEGLHREFVHAGSDVVLAFTFYAHREKLRLVGREADLERMNRTALRLARKVADDTGTLMAGNICGTNIYDATDPAWEPKARAMFKEQIEWAVEGGADFIYAETFFAYAEASLALECVKQYGKGLPAVVGISKHRGDLLFDGVPLGDALVRLAEAGAAAVGLNCGRGPPTMLPLLEDLKDKIKVPLVAAPVPYRTHPDSPHFMTLKDPDGKVAFPLDLDPWLCSRSQIAAFSRRARALGVRYLGLCCGNASHFTRAMAEALGRQPPASRYTADMTKHAYYGTDPTLIDFNTQEVCKNKF; encoded by the exons ATGGCGGGCAAGGCAAAAG GTTTGTTAGAGCGGTTTAGGGATGGGGAGACTGTCATATGCGCGGAGGGATATCTGTTCGAGTTCGAGCGACGCGGCTACCTGCAGGCCGGCGGGTTCGTACCGGAAGTCGTCATCGAGCAACCGGAACTGGtggagggtctgcatagggaGTTCGTGCACGCCGGAAGTGACGTGGTGCTGGCCTTCACG TTCTACGCGCACCGAGAGAAGCTGCGGCTGGTCGGGCGGGAGGCGGACCTGGAGCGGATGAACCGCACGGCGCTGCGCCTGGCGAGGAAGGTGGCAGACGACACCGGCACGCTCATGGCGGGAAACATCTGCGGCACCAACATCTATGACGCAACCGACCCGGCCTGGGAACCGAAGGCACGCGCCATGTTCAAG GAGCAGATTGAGTGGGCCGTGGAGGGAGGGGCGGACTTCATCTACGCCGAGACTTTCTTCGCCTACGCCGAGGCCAGCCTCGCTCTGGAGTGCGTCAAGCAGTACGGGAAAG GTCTACCGGCTGTAGTTGGCATCAGTAAGCACCGCGGAGACCTGCTGTTTGACGGGGTCCCGCTAGGGGACGCGCTGGTGCGGCTAGCGGAGGCCGGAGCCGCCGCCGTCGGGCTGAACTGCGGCCGGGGCCCGCCCACCATGCTGCCCCTGCTCGAGGACCTGAAGGACAAGATCAAG GTGCCTCTTGTAGCGGCCCCCGTCCCGTACCGCACACACCCGGACAGCCCACACTTCATGACGCTCAAGGACCCGGATG GTAAGGTCGCCTtccctctggacctggacccgTGGCTGTGCAGCCGGTCTCAGATCGCCGCCTTCAGCCGCCGGGCGCGCGCCCTCGGGGTGCGGTACCTCGGGCTGTGCTGCGGGAACGCCTCGCACTTCACCCGCGCCATGGCCGAGGCGCTGGGCCGGCAGCCGCCCGCCTCGCGCTACACAGCCGACATGACCAAACACGCGTACTACGGCACCGACCCGACTCTCATCGACTTCAACACACAGGAGGTCTGCAAAAACAAGTTCTGA